TCGCCGTAGTTCAAGATGTCTCTCACCAGATCGTCGCCAGCCATCTGGGATTTGCCTTGGCAGAATGTGACGCCGTTGGCGGGGCTATTTACTTCATTAAGGAGCCGCGACATCGTTTCGTAGTTCCAGAGCAGGCGATCCGGCACATGGAAGTGGTGGGTGGAGATTCGGACCCCGGCGGTTTCTGCGATACGGGTGATTTGGTTATAGACCTCAATTAAGCCACTCCAAAGTCCCTCTCTTTCGGCATCAGAACTCAATGGATCAACGTTGAGATAGAGATGAACGTATGGGATGCCTGCTTCCCCCATATTTTGGATAAGCTGTCCGAAGGTTGCCACTTCTTCCTTTTGGATCTCAGGATCGGAGAAGGCAGCCTGACGTATACGTTCGGGTGTGAGTGCGGCGAGGGTAACTCCCGCAGCGGCGTATTTGTCGACAAGGTCTTTCAGTGCATCGGTTGAGGGGATGGAGTCTTCACCGGCAATTCCAGCCGCACTCAAAACGATGTGATGGACATCGGTATCATGACAAAAAGCGATGTTGCGGTCGTGGTCTGTTCCGTAAGGCGCGAAAATACCGATAGCTAACATTGGATAACCTCCGTTTGGTTGAAGTCACAGTGGAGCGTTAAGGGAGCGGAAATATCTCAATCAATACCGATATAAGGTCAAGGCGCTATTCTACCATCAAAACAGATTCGTGCCAAGAAAAATTTAGATGATTGTGTTATCTCACAGAAGATGATATAATGTCCACCATCTATCCAATATGGTAAGGAGGGATTTCTATTATGAGTCAGGAAAAGGTTTTCCAAGTCGGTGGGGTTGAACTCCACGTTGACAACCGGAGCATAACCGGTGATGGCGGTCCTTCTGTCCGCGTCTACGGCGATGTCGATGGTGAAGCGGTACAACTGCTGCGGTTCGATTGCTTCCGAAAAGATCCGCACTATCATTATGATCCATCCGGTAGAAACGACCAACACCACCTCGATAAGGCAACTGTACCCGATTCGATTGGCTGGACGATGGAGCAACTCGGAAACAATCTCGCGGAGATGATTCGCACGGCTAGCTATGATGGAGTCGCCGCAGGAGTCGATCAGGCAGCGGTCAAAGCTGTGCTGTCAGAGGTTGAATCAATTATGCGAGGTTAAGGGGTTTGCTTAATATGGGCATTTTGAACGATAAGCCACCCTCATTTTTTCTGTGCCGTTGGGGCGCATCCCGGTTTTCATGTGGATGCCGCCTTTTCGGCACCCAGTCAAACGACAAGAAATTGAGCAAAGCTATTTCGTCCCAATGCTAGTTACCCGTCTTGTCATTCTGTAGATGCAATTTCTCTCTCTGCTCTGCTGTCACCCGATCCGCATCCGCATCGGTGTAGACCACATGCGGTGTGATGAACACCATCAACTCCGTTTTTTCGATTCGCGTGTCTGTTCGCCGAAACAGCTTACCCAGCAGCGGAATATCTCCCAACACCGGTATCTTGTGGACGGTCTCCGTTTTGTCGTCCTTAATCATCCCACCGATAACCATCGTCTGTTTGTCCCTGATTGTCACGAACGCCGACGCCTCGCGTGTGGAGATGATTGGGGCATCGAACAAGGTAAACTCGACCAAACTGTTGATCTGTTGATTGACATCAAGGGAAACGGTTCCGGATCTGTTGATGCGCGGTGTAACGGTCAGGATGACGCCAACATCCCGAAAGTCTGTGCTGGTCAGGATACCCCCTGTCGCGGTCTCCTGCGTGCTGACAAGGAACGGCACCGCTTGACCGACGTTGATAATCGCTTCCTGATTATTTTTGGTCATGATGCGCGGTGTAGAGAGGATATTGACCTTTGTGTCCTTCGTCAGGGCGTGGAGCATTGTGTCTAGCTTGCTGGACAAGATACCGTATTTCAAGCCGAAAATCTCATCGGTCAACCCGAAATCGGTGGCCCCCTCCTGCTGATAGGTTTTATCGTTGACAGTTGTGTCTTGTTCCCACATCCACTCGACTCCAAACGCACTGTCGTCATCGAGCGTCACTTCAATAATCTGCGCCTCAATGAGGACTTGAGGAAGTAGAACATCAAGCTGTTTGACCAGTTTTTCAACGGCGGGAAAGTTTCGGACAAATGTGGTAATCAGTAGAGCGTTCGTTTCCTCATCGGCAACGATTTTCACATTGCCTGTGAGACCACGTGCAGCATCGGCGGTCTGTGCACCTGAACCTAACGCACCAGCAGCTGATGTTCTGCCGCCAAATCCACCTCCGAATCCGCCCCCGAACCCACCAAATCCACCCCCAATGAAATTTGTGCGGGTCGCTGCTTGGCGTTCAAAGAGTTCGGTGGAGAGGAGTTCGTTGAGCACAGCCGAGACGTTTGCCGCATCAGCGTGTTCGAGGGTAAAAATCCGGGTGTCTTCAGCGAAGTCCGCAATATCCCTGTCCAATTGTTCAATGAGCTTGCCGACAGCCTCCATCTGCTCTGCGGTCGTTGTTACTATCACGGAATTGGTTCGTGCATCTGGCACGGCAACCAGCTCTGGCAGACCGAGGACACCCTCTCCGCTTTGTCCACTCTGCTGTTGTCGTTGTTGCTGCTCCTCAAAAAAACGTCTACCTCTACCACCACCAAATCCGCCAAATCCACCCCCAAACCCTGTGGCAAAGACATTTCGTGCGGTACTGGAGAAGGCTTGGTTAAGTTCATTGGCAATCTCTGTTGCATCGCCGTGCTGCAAGGAGAACACGCGTGTTTCTGGTTCAGAGAAGCGTTGTGTATCTAGCTCCAAAACAAGCCTACGGATAACTGCGAGATTGGGTTGACTGGCAGACACGATCAGCGAGTTGGTGTTTTCATCGGCGACTGCTTTGACCTCGCCGAGCAGTTGCAACGCACCGCCTTCTGTAGGACTACCTTCCTCAGTTGTCGTTTGCCCTTCCCCGCCATCTCCCCCAAATCGACCCCGATCACCAAACCCACCACGGCGCCCCCGCTGTTGTCGTGTTTGTTCCGCTGCGGCTTCGACGTCCTGCGGCTTCTCATACAGTTTGGTAACGACTTCGGCTAACTTGACCGCGTCCGCATATTGCAACGAAAACACCTCAATCTTGATCCGGTCCAGCATTGAAATATCGAGTTCCTGGACAATTTCCGCTAACCTTTTGATATTCGCTGAAGATGCCGTGATGATAAGTGTATTGCTCCGACCATAGGCGGTCATCACACCGTATTGTGGCACAAAATCCTTGAGGTCTTTGACAAGTTGTGTCGCATCCGCCGCAGAGAGCGGCATCACCTGCGTGGTAATGGTATCCTCGGATCTGATTTCCTCCGGGTCGCTTCCGACCCGTATCGGTGTGGCTTCAAGTTTTGCCTCCGCTAGCGGAACTATTTTCAGACTACGTCCATTAAGGATGCTCGTATACCCTTTGATTGCTAAGGTCGTGTTCAACACCGAAAATGCCTCGTCTAACGGCATGTCATCGGGACTGATGATGGTAGCACGCATATCCAGATCCGCCGATTTGACGATGGTGTAACCTGTTGCATCGGAGATAAATTCCAAGATATGTTCGAGCGAAGCGTCTTTGAATCGCATGGAGATGCGTTTCGATTCAGTTTCACTCTCGGCAACTTCGTTTTGGCCGAACCCTAAAGAGGCCGTAAGGAGAAAAAGCAGTAGATAGCCAAGGCTAAATACCCATTTCAGAGATTTTATCATTGATTTAGCTCCTCTTTTCTCCTTGCTCGCATCCGTTCAATAAGACTTTGTTCAGCGTCACCACCACTACCTCCCTGTGTTCCCGACAGCGCCTCCGTTTCGTTGGGAAACTCTGGTATTTTCGCTGTACCGGCGGTATCGAAGCGCAGCTGTTCATCTGCTCCATATTCGATACTTTCTCCCAAGGCGAGTTGCACAACCATCTCGCCGCGAGCGAGTGTGATGTGTTCAGACATAATATCTTGCACACGTACGTCCTTTAGCATTTCACCGCGCCGGAGAAAAGCGCCTTCATTTCGCTTCCGGTCCTCGACAACGGCAATCCAGTCCGAACCGCTTTTCGCGATCCCGGTCAGGACCAGTGTATAGGTCGGTGGTGGAGGTGGTATTTCAACAATCGGTTCAGGAGTGACCGTTGGGGTGGGTTCTTCCGGCGATTGAATCTCCTTTTTCCAGCCAAGCGGTCGAAATAGATCGTTTTCGGCAATAATTTCGTAATCCTTTAGTTCCAAGGCAACAGGAAAAGCCCACTCTGATTGGGAGAAAGCGGGCTTGGATGTTGATACTTTTTGCGGAAGTTGAAAGGATTTGAGGCCCGTATCGTTTTCTGCCATTTTGAAGATAACAAAATATATGATGAGCCCCAAAATGGTAACACTCACAAATAATAAGGAGATAACATTTTTCACCGACTATTCTCCTGGATCTCTCAGATTCAAACAGACTATCTCTTGATGGTTTCGAAGGTAAAGTTTACCGCCGGATAGTGTAGGAGCAGTCCAGCACCGTCCAGAAAGGACCTGCGCCTGTGCGACTTCACGATACGCTTCCGGGGTTGTTTCAATGAGTGCGAGGTTCCCATGTTCACCGAGAACGATAAGATGATGATCAGCATAGATGACCGTGCCTTGACCAAATCCGCGGGTCTTCCACT
This genomic interval from Candidatus Poribacteria bacterium contains the following:
- a CDS encoding mannonate dehydratase, with amino-acid sequence MLAIGIFAPYGTDHDRNIAFCHDTDVHHIVLSAAGIAGEDSIPSTDALKDLVDKYAAAGVTLAALTPERIRQAAFSDPEIQKEEVATFGQLIQNMGEAGIPYVHLYLNVDPLSSDAEREGLWSGLIEVYNQITRIAETAGVRISTHHFHVPDRLLWNYETMSRLLNEVNSPANGVTFCQGKSQMAGDDLVRDILNYGDQIFMFHIRDVVTQVEGDISPEVEKRLADIGYLEVAFGTGEVDMVGSIRALKQINYQGQIYPEHYPSIAGDSASGLAWTIGYIRALDEAVQV